A stretch of DNA from Scomber japonicus isolate fScoJap1 chromosome 19, fScoJap1.pri, whole genome shotgun sequence:
ctttttcttttttcatcctgCTGTTTCTTACCTTCATGTCATCCAGCAGGGCTTGTGGGTTCTCTATCCCCTCTGGGAcacatttcttattttcagggAGTGACTCTAGCTTCTCCACCAGTATCCTGAGTCCGTTTAGCTCAAACTCTGTCAGGTGAGTCCATTTATTCGGGGACTCTGAAGCTGGGGAGTCAGAGGGGGTTTTGGGGAAATCTAGAGAGGTGGAGCCAGGATTACAGCTGTCCTCAGAGTCAACAGATAAAACAGCTTTAAGGTTTTGGCCCTTCACATTGTCAGGAGAGCAGGGGCCTTCCTGAGCAACTCTCTCTGATTTATCACCCTGGTCATCCCTGACCTGAGTCTCACACGAGTCCTCATTTATGTCCTGGCTCCTTGAGTCAGAGGAGGGGCTTTCCGTATTTGCCTTTGTCTCATAGTCTGAAAGgacacataaagaaaaaaactgctgcaTCAATGGATTCAACACATCTCTTCacattgtatttttctttgaaTTGGTAGAGCGATCAAGCGTGGCACTGAAACAGCATGTATTACATGTTTGATTGAAACACAGCAGGTAATCTGTAAAGACCCCTCCTGTGCATGCCCAATACTAATGAGCAAGAAGattaaaaacatactttaagAGCATCTGGGGTGATATTCTTAAATCCTTAGCTAAACATGTGCAAGCTAGACTTAAAAAAGGCCCTGAAATCTATTTTCAAAACTGACTTCTTGCTCTTGGTAATGAGGTCCTATATGAATGCACAAATTTCCGACAAAGTTAGAAAAGTCTTGGTATTtgtaattatgtatttttacattttaatgttttatgttcttgtgtttaaaataaagctaatgTTCGCAAACAATCTGATCACCCTAGCCTTAGAAATAagggtgtatatgtgtgtggctGCAGAGCCTTTTAAGATCCAGCAGGACAAATGGAGATCAgaaatattattcattattaacatCTCATAAGACATTTAGTAACTTGAGAGAGCTAATTACAGCTGCAGAAAGAGATTTTAACAGTATCGATGGACATGCTAGAAAACAGCGTATTTTTACTCACCCATCACTACTGGCTCTTTACGGAGCTCCTGAGAAAGGTAGGTCCGTTTGGTCAGGCAGTGCACATATCTTTCCACAACGTACCAGCCAATCTCATAGTAGAAAGGGAAACGGAACTTGGAATGGACCTGAAAACGGGGACATAACTACCATCAGTGCAACCTTAAAAAACACCTCGGTCTCAGTATACTGACATGTACTCAGGTAATCTGGTTATTGTTGGCTTTTCATTGTAACCTAAGTTCTTGAATGTCAGGTAATCAAAGGTTATGGTGATCAGAGTGATActcaaagggggaaaaaaactcaaTCCAGAAATCTTCCTTTAAAAACATGAGTAAAACAGTTAACTTGTAACACAAAGTGGATCacactgatatttttttttcttgcaatgTATTACCACAGGAAACCTATCAAATCCAAAGTCTACACATAAACTGATATGAAGAAtgatgtttttccattacaaaaatatattttacaatatattATTATGCACATAGAAAAGTTAaccttttttaaacatatattaaGAGCAAGTGCAACATGTATCATAAATATGTATTGCTTTTTAAATCAAGTCTGTTTGGGCCCCCACATATCTTCCTGACTTTTACATCCAtatttgttgtcattttgtcaCTCCAAATTATTTTGCCCTTTGAGCCTTTTCCCTTATTTTTCTTCCAATCTCAACCAAACTGACTCCTACCCCAGCACATCTCTCATTCTCCTGTCTCTTACAGTTAAACACTTCACCATTCTCCTAGTTCTCAGAGACATTCATTTATCCCAGGTAGACTTTCCTGGCTTGTATTGCAGGTCAGAGTTCAGCTACACATGGAACAGCGAAGATTCCTACCTTAGTCCTATTCTCTATTTCGTGGATGGTAAGCTGCATAGGAATGTTAAAACTGTGCAGAATGTTGCCTCCAAACACCAATGTGTCCTCAGGAGTGTACACAGCATGGATCCACCcttaattataaaaaaacaagaacaagacATGTAAAGATATACATGACAAATGGAtccatgcaaacacacagctgaataCACTGTATATGATCGGTAGAAGCAAAGCATTGCAGTTCATTGAAGTGGCAGCTAATCTATTCCTGCTGGTTATTTTAAAACAACCATGCCAACACACCAGATGGGATGAAGAAGGTGTATCCTTGCTTAAGCTCCACTCTCTGGCATCCATCAGCTCGGTCTCCAAGGAAAATATCACTCTGCTTTCCTGACAGGACCCAGTCCTCAAACAGGGCAAGGTTATGAGGGGTTGGAGGCACAAGCCAGAACACCTGTGGAGTAGAGGTCATCTGAAGGTGAAATATCAACTCTGAAACTATTAGAAATGTTGAGGTTTATGAGAGATACTGCCAGACTAAAGAAGAGATGTCTTCATTTCTCAATGAAAAGAATACTGATGAATGATGGGTTATGACACAGAATACTAGATACTTACTTTCTGTCCTTTGAATACGTGATACCAAACTGAAGTGCCCCCAAAATCAATGTGGAAGTCTGTGTAGCAGCCCTTCACACTCATCAAACAATACCTATAAAGGAAAAGGatataacagttttttttaatcccacTGTACACAAATTCGATAGTAAGGATCACACATCCATGAAAATatctaaaaaggaaaaacagctAAACCAATTATAAAGCAGCAGTAATCTTGGTTGTTTACTCTAAATAAATGCTACCCATAGAAAACACCACTAGAAATCACTCACAAAGGCAAAACAGCATAGCAAATTGTTCACAATAGAACATTGCTCCTCTGATGCTTAACTGCAGAATGATTAGCACTCCAAGGGGCATTAATGATACAGTAATTTAGCTAGACAGGAAGAAGATAAGGAGAGGAAGCAgtgcttatttatttaagtgtaaagagggaaaaaaacatttacagggAAATCTTTCAACAGGATTATTTGGAGTATCCCTCTGAGAGATGATTTAACAGTTGCTGGAAACAAATGGAGAGCTAGTTAGccagtctgaacacattaaTAACTTACCCGCAGATGTCTAGATCAGTCAGTTATGAATCTGAATAAGGTCACATTATATCAGATAGTTTTGCTCATCCTGCTAACAATCTTTACACCTCTTTCTCCTACATCAATATGATTTATGGCTGACAAAGTCCAACATTCTCTTTGCTTCTGGCTCTCCACCAACTTCTGAAAAACATATCTGTCCACTTTGCTCAACAGTTTGTCGCTCACTTTGTTGGGTGCTAGGCAAGTGATATACAGTCAGTTTTTGAAGAATTCcctctaaaaaaagaaaaaactaactTGCTGCTGAAAACAATGTTGATGAGAGTAGTAAGAAAAAATCAATACAGTGAAGTTGTGAGCCAGAAAACAGGGCTGTGAAAATATATGAATAGATCAAAATCATGTCCAATATTTTGCATCTCTATGACACATTAATTACACGCCAATAGAGGCTGCAATACAGCATGGAGTTTTATTTCAGGCAATATTGTGACAGGTAGCAATTTACAGGAAAGCCTTCAAAGACCAACCTGCATATGGAAATATTGCAATAGTAAAGATGTTTGAAAGATGCTTTgggagaaaaaagacagaaaagcatTGGATTTAGTGAAAAATTGATCTTCCATTCATTACAACCGACTACACCTACATCTACCACCAACACCTACTGAAACTCTTTACACATTATCCAATTAAATAAGAATAGAATGATAAATGATATGTCagcagaaagacagagggagtaGAGAGATGGGGTTTAGTAAAAGGAAAATGCACAATTGGTTTTGACTTTTAGCTATGTACTAATGCTgacagctgattggctgagaggtGTCTGTGCAGTCAGACCACAGCTGTTCTAAAACCATCCTCCACCATGAAACCGTGCTGCCTAGCAACAATCAAGAGCACTTACAGAAGGTGGATGACACCGACAGTATGCAGCACTCTACAGTGATTGAGCGATAGCTGAGACATTCAGATGGGAGGAGGAATTGTATTTACTGCCAAGGAAGCAGGAATTATCTagtatttcatctttttttcccctcacagaCTGGCATACAGATCTAAAGAGAATTTCatcaaaacagaaacacaatgcAGTTAAGTCATACCTTTGCACTTTGGGGTACTTCATCTCAGAGATCACGTTGGTGGCTTCTGTTTGGCTTTGTTTGAGAGCAGTAGGCCACATGTTGTCCACCCAGTCGACTTGATCCACCTGTGGGTGTGATCAAAATTGCACTTTTAACCATCAGTCACATTGTTGTTAGTCTTACTGTCTTTTGATATGGCAGCAGATTAGTGACCTTCGTGAAACCTTTCATAACCTTTCATACAGAGAGTGTTGTGTTATGTTACCACTGTAGGTCGCTTGATGAGGTTCTCCAGCTTAGTGTGGCTGAACTCCAGGCTGATGACATTGAAGAGTTTGTCCCGCTCTTCCTCTGGTGTCTCATAATAACGCACAAACTGAGCCATGCTCATTTCAGAGCCTTTCTGAGTGCTCACGTCCATAACATCCACAGACCGACGACTGCCTGCAAGCAAACAACCAGGACACAAGTTGAAATTCAGAGAGCTGTCATTAATGCCATATTTTTCTAAGTTTGTCTAAAACAACCCAACATGTTGTTAGATTTatacaaagaaatgttttattgctGTCAATTGACAGATTTCATCATGAACCGCATGTCATTTACCATCTTCTCCACTAGATGGAGCAATTATGCTCCAATCATGTTTTGACTTCATGGCTTTCAAGCTCGACACTATAATGAACATGCAAATAATTGGAAATTGTCTGATAATAACTTTTTGTATTATAATAATCAGTTAAATGCAAGACAATAGGTGGAAGCATGTAGTTTTTTAAAGGAGTACATAGCACAACCACAATATGagatggcacacacacacctactataATAATCCATCACACATACGGAAAGGTTAGTAATACATACAGATAGTGACAGGCATACATTATACAGATtgattgaaatgtgtgtgttcactaaTTAAATAATagcataaaaacagaaatgatgaaACAATAAACCAAAAACAATAATACCATTCTAGAAAGATATGTAATCTAAACATACTGTGACTACAAACTTTGTTTCCTTGTAAATTGATGTCCATCAGCATGGTTTTGCCCATTTATGAAAGATTTGGTGCTTACAATTTCTTCTACTGGGTTTAATATTTGACAAATATCAGCAGATTTTTCTGACAGATAAATTTAGGAATAGTGCTTTCTTAACATTTTTTGGTCAAAACTAGACATTGTCCCTGCATCAGCACACAAACAGTCAGTCACTTTCTTTCCATAAACTGTGCTGTGATCAGAAATACGACCGTAGATTAGACATCTCTTTTTCCTAGATGCACATATGCTTTAGTTATGTTCTCCTTCAGGACAAGTTTAACCACACTAACTGCAGGATTAGTAAACATTTATGCATTTGTtagtgtgtgcctgtgtgtgtgcctgtgtgtgtacatgtgtgtgatcCTACTTACCAACTAAGCCTTTAATTTCACTGACTGTAAATTCAGGATCAGGCATTCTATGTAAATACAAGAGAGGGAAAGATGTCAATCAGttaatctgttaaaaaaataataatgtacgACAAATTCAAGTGCAGAGCGGGCTCAATCAACACCATTTGCACTGTCAAAGATAATTCAACTATGTGTAAACCGGTGAATTCACAGACATAACTTCTCACCTGATCCCCAGTCCATCTTTCTCTTTAAAAATAAGTGGGTTCTTTAAAGCCTCTCGTTGCACATATTCATAAGTGAAGTCTGCAAGACAGTGAGAGTGTTTTAGCCAAGagctaaaaaaacatttatgattGTAACGGCATGCATCttgcaaaatataaaaaataatctaataaattaatcaaaagGTCAATACTGTTTTACCTTTACCCTCCATCAGGTGGACAAAGTTTGCACTGTAGCTGCCACTGACAAGCTTTTCCTCCACACTGAAACCTCTGATGTTTGCAATTTCTTCAACATCTGACAAATCCTCGTTTTCGTCGTACATCCTCCGGCAGATGGAGCGCTGTCATTGAAAGCAAGATGATTCACATGACACAATATAAACACGCAGTGCAAAAAGCAGTCTTTTTTCTGTATGTCACAAaggcctctctctttctccagccTAAGTGACTGATGTCAAATTGATTTAACGCTATAATCTTATTCTTATACTTTGAAACTGGAGCAAGTGGTCAcattcaggcttttttttttttttttgatagtaCGTTACTatagttgcttttttttcttaaatgtgacGTCAAATATAGTAAACATTAAACAGCACAGGTCCCAAGAGAGGGGCTCTTGGTACGTTATTGTCTAAGATTAACttgaacataaatgtgtgtaaatgatgcAAGATTTGAGGATAGATGCTGATGTCTGTTGTAAGTATTGCAGGCTGGCTCAACTATTTCAAAATCCACGAGAAGTTGTGAAATCTAAGGTTGCAATATCTATCGTTTTCTCTCAAAGGCTCCAAGTTTATGAGCATAAGTGAGCTGACAAACATCACAGCGTTTGCTGCTGCGAGCGTTAGCTTAGCTAACTAATTAGCTGGCTTCATAAGCTAACGTTAACACGGCAGATGGTCAGTTACACACCAGCCTGCGTCCAGATTCAGCACACGTTTCCGCGGCCTGAGCCATCGTCTCTTATGGATGTTTTCCAGCCACTCAGTTTCGGGAAAGCATCTTCGTGCGCTGCAAAAGGTAAAGAAACACTTAGCACGCTTTTCAGGTTCAAAACAAGGGAACCATGTTTTGTGTATTACGTCATCGCGAGGAACCAAAACATTGTTGGACGACGTCACGGCCTGTCAGCTCCtgctttttaatgattttactcATTAATCACCACAGAAAGAGAGCATCGTTAGGTTTGTGGAGGAAAACAAAACGATATGCACGTTTTAGCAGTGTTATCCAATAGTTCAGTGTACTGTGTGGAGGAAATACAAGTGATAAATGAGCCAATATCGTAAAAAGCAAGATTGCTTTTAATgcactttcattcattcttttacAATTACACGTTATATATGCTGGACGTGACGTGCGTGACATTGACTAACTTAACACACAGAGCATCGTACTTACATCACCTATACAGAAGgcctttattgtttattttaatacactATATTCAACTAATAATTGCATATTAGGTCAGGCTCAAACCAGTACACAGTGCCAACTAATCACTTGCAGAAACTCAAGAAATACATTGAAGTACAAGTGCCATCAGACTGTAAAACACCACAGTttccagtacctcccactcccactaaaaaagactgatgTTATCCTTCCTATGTAAATCCCAGGAACGTTACACGCATTATATATGAGGAACgtctgcatattgcacatatattgcagatttatttatatagagatTGTTGTATATAACATTTTATCACTTTcatcatcttatcttattttggtCTTGCCCGCATACAGAACTGTGGAGTTTTCACTGATCATATCTACTCTCCCTTCACAACACTTAGGGAAAATATGTTGTTTGGATTCACTGACTATGACAAGAATCTCTGCTTGCACTTCTATTTGATTAATTTGCTTAGCCGACTACTTTGACTGCATTTTAGATATTTACAATCCGTTCGAGTTGCCGATAACAACAAATAATACAATATCAATGTAAAAATTGGGATATGAAAATAAGTCAATTtcatgagaaaattaaaattagttgaaaataaaataattctaataatcaaaaataaaaagtcttatagtaaagtaaaataaacaaagtaaCTAAgggatgtattattataataatatcaataataataattattattattatcatcattatcattgtcattattatttatcCATCTTTATTGAAACAAGTAGCCCATACAACAAGTTTACACCATCATGTGTACAACTTAAGTCTACAATCACAAACAAGCCaggttgtaataaaaaaaattattttgtctttgtacATTCAGATTTTAAAGAAACGTGTCTCTTAATATGTAAGATAAGATacaatattcctttattagtcccacgatggggaaatgtacattattgcagcagcaaagtggacagtaaaatcaaaagtgtcaaaaaatgaacaaagaacaataaataataagtaaattcaaaagcaataaaaacaactgtagtaaaaaatatatgaaaataatagtaataacaaCATTATGTACAAGTGTAATATTGTTGAGTGATAGTATACTTGAGTTTGATACTGTTGTacagatttaaaatgaaaatatacatatagcctatatacacatacaaatatatatcaCAGTTGAACTGAAGTAGCCTAGTAGtatacccatagactgtatgagtATACCCGAAATACTATTATTGACCATTAAGAATCTGCCTGTCTGAATATAAAATTTGGTCAAAATAGTAAGCAAATCAAATTAAGCAAAACTGCGAGCAGAGTTTCCTGATATAGTCAGTGAATAGAAACACTACATTTTTCCACAGTACTGAACACTGTAGGCTTTAGACGTCGCCCATGCATTCATCCATGACGCAACTCCGTGCAGCTCAGTCAGTGAGCGGATGTTGCTCTCACAGCGCACTGACTTGTGGGTAGGGTAAGGTGCAGACAGTACAGCTGAGACACGCCGGAGactgctggagaaaaaaaaaatagcttccGCTGTTCCGTCAGCTGGCGAGGTTGAATGTTTCAGTGAAGTGTACTCTGTTAGCATGTTGACTGTGACTTGTTTCTGTCGCGTAGAGTAACGAGGAAACAACGTCAGCGCTGCTAGTCCGGTCCTTTTGAAAAAGCTCGACATGAGTCTGAACGAGCACTCACTGCAAGCTCTCTCCTGGAGGAAGCTCTACCTGAGCCGAGCTAAACTCAAGGCTTCCAGCCGGACATCAGCTCTGCTCTCTGGATTTGCTATGGTAACACTGTCCCAAAAGTCGTATTACTCCTCTGTAGATGAATCAGTCACGTTACTCAGTCTTGACACGTGTATAAAAGCTGTTTCCTTTCCTCGTTTACAGGTAGCCATGGTAGAAGTGCAGCTGGACAACAGCTATCCTTATCCACCTGCTCTCCTTATCGCCTTCAGTGCCTGTACCACTGTGCTCGTGGCCGTCCACCTGTTCGCTCTAATGGTTAGTACCTGCATCCTGCCCAACATAGAGGCTGTCAGCAACGTCCACAACCTCAACTCTGTGAAGGAGTCACCGCATGAGCGAATGCACCGGCACATTGAACTGGCGTGGGCTTTTTCTACTGTTATTGGTACTTTACTCTTCCTAGCTGAGGTGGTTCTACTCTGCTGGGTCAAATTTTTGCCTGTGAAGCCCAACAAGTCCAGCAATAACACAGTTTCATCGGGTGTGGCTGCTGCTATTACCTCCACCTCTATTATGGTGCCCTTTGGATTAGTGTTCATAGTCTTTGCTGTGCATTTCTATCGCTCCTTGGTCAGCCACAAAACTGACAGACAGTTTCAGGAGCTGGAGGAGTTATCTAATCTCACCAGACTACAGAACGAGCTGGACAACAGAGGGGAATCTTCCATCTTGCAGTCTCCAAGCTCGCATTTCCCATAGACAACTACGGTAGATGCATATTGCTGTTGGTACTCTAACACTTTGGGACTTCTTCAAGCCAGATCAGCAACATTATTGgcctctgattttttttttttttttttttttttacaggaatgAAGATTTCTCGGCTCTTTATTGTGAGTTTTACCTCTGTCAAAAGAGTTGTTTTTATAGACATGTTATTTGATCAACTGTGAACTCACCAATCTGCCGTAATGCATGTAACTTGAAATTAGGAAGTCTTAACTGTGGTAATTGCTTGATTGGTCTCTTAAATCATTGCAGAGACACATGAACAATAACCTGGAATCCTGTCTGTtgcctgctgcatttatttacac
This window harbors:
- the orai1b gene encoding calcium release-activated calcium channel protein 1 produces the protein MSLNEHSLQALSWRKLYLSRAKLKASSRTSALLSGFAMVAMVEVQLDNSYPYPPALLIAFSACTTVLVAVHLFALMVSTCILPNIEAVSNVHNLNSVKESPHERMHRHIELAWAFSTVIGTLLFLAEVVLLCWVKFLPVKPNKSSNNTVSSGVAAAITSTSIMVPFGLVFIVFAVHFYRSLVSHKTDRQFQELEELSNLTRLQNELDNRGESSILQSPSSHFP